The following are encoded together in the Takifugu flavidus isolate HTHZ2018 chromosome 22, ASM371156v2, whole genome shotgun sequence genome:
- the LOC130519375 gene encoding E3 ubiquitin-protein ligase TRIM21-like gives MEEKLLKTLLELNRKEFKTFKWFLKQKKVLRSFSGIPVALLETAERTETVDLMVQKYQDSGALEVTLEVLRKVSRNDLVEDLLEETKHFKENPQNEYERTKAELKEKMEQMIQDRRMKIEEIRCSAAISKKSAERHISDSERTFRVLLENIKRSQDSLVEDIGKKQRSTQKQADGLIQKLEQEIQLLTNTCQEVERPSAPAGSRRLLLSVPTMGECAGVSIDLPSYGREVASTLKALEERLSNEKEKLIAKAKLFRVQEFSKDVTLDPDTANEFLVLSDDKKQVHFGSIPQKLPENPRRFEKTCNVLGRPSCSSGRFYFQVQVEGLASWDLGMVRESVQRTGSITASPHNGFWTICLRDNSNYRAHGQRLCPKLPPKKVGVFVDYEDACVSFFDVDSADLIHQFTQCSFSEQLCPFFSPGRLVPNSPSHSLAICPVDYDF, from the exons ATGGAAGAGAAGCTGTTGAAAACCCTGCTAGAATTAAACAGAAAAGAATTCAAGACGTTCAAGTGGTtcctgaaacaaaaaaaagtcctgCGAAGTTTTTCAGGCATCCCAGTGGCTCTGCTGGAGACAGCGGAAAGGACAGAGACGGTGGATCTGATGGTCCAGAAGTATCAGGActctggagctctggaggtcACCTTGGAAGTTTTGAGAAAGGTCAGCAGGAACGACCTGGTGGAGGACCTTTTGGAGGAAACCAAACATTTCAAAG AAAATCCCCAAAACGAGTACGAGAGGACAAAGgcagagctgaaggagaaaaTGGAGCAGATGATCCAGGACAGACGAATGAAGATTGAAGAGATCAGATGTTCAGCTGCAATCAGCAAAAAATCAGCAGAGCGACACATCTCTGACAGTGAGAGAACCTTCCGGGttctgctggagaacatcaaGAGGAGCCAGGACAGTCTGGTCGAAGATATTGGGAAGAAGCAAAGGTCGACACAGAAGCAGGCGGATGGGTTGATCcagaagctggagcaggagatccaGCTGCTCACAAACACCTGCCAGGAGGTGGAGCGACCTTCAGCTCCCGCCGGCTCCCGGCGACTGTTGCTGAGCGTCCCGACCATGGGAGAGTGTGCGGGTGTCTCCATCGATCTGCCCTCTTATGGACGGGAGGTGGCGTCCACCCTCAAAGCACTAGAGGAGAGGTTGAGCAACGAGAAGGAGAAGCTGATTGCCAAGGCCAAGCTGTTCCGGGTACAGGAGTTTTCCAAAGACGTGACGCTGGATCCCGACACAGCCAATGAATTCCTTGTTCTATCAGATGACAAAAAACAGGTTCACTTCGGAAGCATCCCTCAGAAACTTCCGGAGAACCCCAGGAGATTTGAGAAGACCTGCAACGTCCTGGGCAGACCCAGCTGTTCCTCAGGGAGGTTCTACTTCCAGGTCCAGGTGGAAGGGCTGGCTTCCTGGGACTTGGGAATGGTTAGAGAGTCCGTACAAAGAACCGGGTCCATCACCGCCAGCCCGCATAACGGATTCTGGACCATCTGTCTCAGAGACAATTCCAATTATAGAGCTCATGGACAGAGGCTCTGCCCCAAGCTCCCACCCAAGaaggtgggtgtgtttgtggactACGAGGACGCTTGCGTGTCTTTCTTCGATGTGGACTCTGCGGACCTAATCCACCAGTTTACCCAGTGCTCTTTCTCTGAGCAGCTGTGCCCTTTCTTCAGCCCTGGGCGTCTTGTCCCCAACAGCCCCTCGCATTCTCTGGCCATCTGTCCCGTCGACTACGACTTCTGA